One part of the Anopheles coustani chromosome 2, idAnoCousDA_361_x.2, whole genome shotgun sequence genome encodes these proteins:
- the LOC131263210 gene encoding zinc finger and BTB domain-containing protein 49-like encodes MTAKTIQLREKCRFCLCSDDLLSFSEALNTAFDFEDVRHFTGIEMAKDADIAVCYECCTSINESKNFRLTCLRNDSIFKRLMCLDDRSTTHNITIARAAPKDEVKSEHDVITLDDSESDDSSSHLGQPVSDDKNTLFHDENQSNYEHGKTYTYEQSRHGSDTDGHSGKLDGNDSDYSMPSLFDETTHKPSKDADMQQSLDAESMIGTKIEKSAECATDVRRENSKTDCTCISRNKESSTNWSRRKRIVLDPNDSDDSITSLYTECNRKRSGTRHLITTCPVHATSSDSALSLRRHHVLCHLCGAIVDRMKRHLDGAHGGEKTIACPFCPKKFAEPYHLKPHINTWHERKIILTCSICGKGFVNEGSYTYHMTNKHVKSDLYECTTCKRKLKSWDGYKKHLKEHSLTALKCEDCGRLYKNMVTLEKHKLRYHSS; translated from the exons ATGACTGCTAAGACTATtcaattacgagaaaagtgccgCTTTTGTCTGTGTTCAGATGatcttttatctttttcgGAAGCATTAAATACGGCATTCGACTTCGAAGATGTCCGGCATTTCACCGGCATTGAG ATGGCCAAAGATGCAGACATTGCAGTTTGCTATGAGTGTTGTACATCAATCAACGAATCAAAGAATTTCCGGCTCACTTGTTTGCGTAATGATTCGATTTTTAAAAGGCTTATGTGTCTAGATGATAGAAGCACTACGCACAATATAACAATAGCACGTGCTGCTCCAAAAGACGAAGTGAAGAGTGAACATGATGTAATAACATTGGACGATTCGGAATCCGATGATTCTTCTTCGCATTTGGGGCAGCCTGTATCAGACGACAAAAATACTCTTTTCCATGACGAAAACCAATCGAATTATGAACACGGAAAAACCTATACCTACGAACAATCAAGACACGGGTCCGATACCGACGGACATTCCGGAAAATTAGATGGGAATGATTCCGATTATTCTATGCCTTCTCTATTCGATGAAACTACTCACAAACCCTCGAAGGATGCAGATATGCAACAATCCTTGGACGCTGAGTCGATGATCGGAaccaaaatagagaaaagTGCAGAATGTGCCACTGACGTTCGCagagaaaattcaaaaacGGATTGCACATGCATCAGTCGTAATAAAGAATCTTCCACGAACTGgtcaagaagaaaaagaatagtCCTAGATCCCAATGACTCGGATGATTCTATAACTTCGCTTTACACTGAATGCAATAGAAAACGTTCTGGCACGCGTCATTTAATTACTACCTGTCCAGTGCATGCCACTAGTAGTGATTCAGCTTTGTCTTTACGGCGTCATCATGTATTATGTCATCTTTGCGGAGCTATCGTCGATAGAATGAAACGCCATTTAGATGGCGCTCACGGCGGTGAAAAAACGATTGCATGTCCATTCTGTCCGAAAAAGTTTGCGGAACCATACCACCTTAAACCACATATTAATACATGGCATgagaggaaaataattttaacctGTTCAATATGCGGAAAGGGATTTGTCAATGAAGGCAGCTACACATATCATATG acaaacaaacacgttaaaagcgaTCTGTATGAGTGTACAACATGCAAAAGGAAACTGAAATCTTGGGACGGGTACAAAAAACATCTGAAGGAACATTCATTGACTGCTCTGAAGTGCGAGGATTGCGGCAGGCtgtataaaaatat ggtCACGTTAGAGAAACATAAACTTCGTTATCACTCATCGTAG
- the LOC131263654 gene encoding gastrula zinc finger protein xFG20-1-like, translated as MTAKTTKLREKCRFCLCSDDLLSFSEALNTAFDFEDVRHFTGIELAKDADIAVCNECCTAINESKNFRLTCLRNDSIFKKLMCLGNRSPTHNITVTCAAPKDEVKSEHDVITLDDSESDESASHLGQPVPDDKNNTFSHDGNQSIIEHRKTDTYEQSGYGSDTDGHFGKLDGNDSDYSMPSLYDEAIHKPSNDGDMQQSLNAESMIGTKTEKSADCATDDYIEKAKTDCTCISRNKESSTNWSKRKRIDLDPNDSDDSITSLYTECNRKRSGPYFILTVCPVHASSSHETSLRRYHVLCHLCGAIVQSLKRHLEGSHNGEKTIACPHCPKKFKENYYLKVHINTWHERKIILTCSICGKGFVNEGSYSYHMTNKHVKSDVYECTTCKRKLKSWDGYKKHLKEHSLTALKCEDCGRLYKNMVTLEKHNLRYHSS; from the exons ATGACCGCTAAGACTACtaaattacgagaaaagtgccgCTTTTGTCTGTGTTCAGATGatcttttatctttttcgGAAGCATTAAATACCGCATTCGACTTCGAAGATGTTCGGCATTTCACCGGCATTGAG TTAGCTAAAGATGCAGACATTGCAGTTTGCAATGAGTGTTGTACAGCAATCAACGAATCAAAGAATTTCCGGCTCACTTGTTTGCGTAATGATTCGATTTTTAAAAAGCTTATGTGTCTAGGCAATAGAAGTCCTACGCACAATATAACAGTAACATGTGCTGCTCCAAAGGACGAAGTGAAGAGTGAACATGATGTAATAACATTGGACGATTCGGAATCCGATGAATCTGCTTCGCATTTGGGGCAACCTGTACCAGAcgacaaaaataatactttttccCATGACGGAAACCAATCGATTATTGAACACAGAAAAACCGATACCTACGAACAATCGGGATACGGGTCCGATACCGACGGACATTTCGGAAAATTAGATGGGAATGATTCCGATTATTCTATGCCTTCTCTATACGATGAAGCTATTCACAAACCCTCGAACGATGGAGATATGCAACAATCCTTGAACGCTGAGTCGATGATCGGAACCAAAACGGAGAAAAGTGCAGACTGTGCCACTGACGATTATATAGAAAAGGCAAAAACGGATTGCACATGCATCAGTCGCAACAAAGAATCTTCCACAAACtggtcaaaaagaaaaagaatagaTCTAGATCCCAATGACTCGGATGATTCTATAACTTCGCTTTACACTGAATGCAATAGAAAACGTTCTGGTCCGTACTTTATACTTACTGTCTGTCCAGTGCATGCCAGTAGTAGCCATGAGACTTCTTTACGGCGTTATCATGTATTATGTCATCTTTGCGGAGCTATCGTACAAAGTTTAAAACGCCATTTAGAAGGTTCTCACAACGGTGAAAAAACGATTGCATGTCCACACTGCCCGAAAAAGTTTAAGGAAAATTACTATCTCAAAGTACATATTAATACATGGCATgagaggaaaataattttaacctGCTCAATATGCGGAAAAGGATTCGTCAATGAAGGCAGCTACTCAtatcatatg acaaacaaacacgttaaaagcgaCGTGTATGAATGTACAACATGCAAAAGGAAACTGAAATCTTGGGACGGGTACAAAAAACATCTAAAGGAACATTCATTGACTGCTCTGAAGTGCGAGGATTGCGGCAGGctatataaaaatat gGTCACGTTAGAGAAGCATAATCTTCGTTATCATTCCTCGTAG